A genomic region of Runella rosea contains the following coding sequences:
- a CDS encoding DoxX family protein, giving the protein MFDFFKPNSKVAYTDWGVLVLRVCVPLLLLTHGYDKLLSFLNGASGFPDPLHVGAQFSHALAVVGEVIAPILVMLGLWTRVACLIEIIHFLVVAFMMHAGEPLSEKEHALLFLIPYITILLIGAGKYSLDKSLYQKRRF; this is encoded by the coding sequence ATGTTTGATTTCTTTAAACCAAATTCAAAAGTTGCCTACACGGATTGGGGTGTTTTGGTATTGAGGGTGTGTGTTCCGTTGTTGCTGCTTACGCACGGATACGACAAGTTGTTGAGTTTTTTGAACGGTGCCTCTGGTTTTCCCGACCCACTGCACGTGGGTGCGCAGTTTTCGCACGCCTTGGCGGTGGTGGGAGAAGTAATTGCACCGATTTTGGTCATGCTTGGGCTATGGACCCGGGTGGCCTGTTTGATTGAAATTATCCATTTTTTAGTGGTGGCCTTTATGATGCATGCAGGCGAGCCGCTGAGTGAGAAAGAACACGCGCTTCTGTTCCTGATTCCTTACATAACGATTTTGTTGATAGGTGCAGGAAAATATTCGCTGGATAAATCTTTGTACCAAAAAAGAAGATTCTGA
- a CDS encoding LytR/AlgR family response regulator transcription factor, which yields MSISCLIVDDEPLAVQLLESHVAQVPFLSLAGCAYHAIEALTFLEKQPVDLIFLDINLPHLSGMQLKELLPIDQKVIFTTAYSDFAVESYDKNAVDYLLKPVTYERFLKAVLKVKKVEPTSKVNIHLDSIFVKSGKDFIRVRLNDILYIEGLKDYVVVVTSTERIITYKRLKDLEQSLPNQFSRVHLSYIVNHEKIYKVVDNQIVIGGAQIPLSEKYREGFLQKVYKELL from the coding sequence GTGTCTATTTCTTGTTTAATCGTGGATGATGAGCCGTTGGCGGTACAATTGTTGGAAAGTCACGTGGCGCAGGTTCCGTTTCTTTCGTTGGCGGGTTGTGCCTACCATGCAATAGAAGCTTTGACTTTTCTTGAAAAACAACCCGTCGATTTGATTTTTTTAGACATTAATCTTCCTCATTTATCGGGAATGCAATTGAAAGAATTGCTGCCAATTGACCAAAAAGTGATTTTTACAACCGCATATTCAGATTTTGCGGTGGAGAGTTACGACAAAAATGCCGTTGATTACCTGCTTAAACCCGTTACGTATGAACGATTTTTAAAAGCGGTTTTGAAGGTAAAAAAGGTTGAGCCTACTTCCAAAGTAAATATTCATCTGGATTCTATTTTTGTTAAATCAGGCAAAGACTTTATCAGAGTAAGGCTAAACGATATTTTGTACATCGAAGGCCTGAAAGACTATGTCGTAGTGGTGACTTCCACTGAGCGCATTATTACGTATAAGCGGCTGAAAGACTTGGAACAATCGTTGCCGAATCAGTTCAGTCGGGTTCATTTGTCATACATTGTCAATCACGAAAAGATTTACAAAGTGGTTGATAATCAAATTGTAATAGGGGGCGCTCAAATTCCTTTAAGTGAAAAATACCGTGAAGGTTTTTTGCAAAAAGTGTATAAAGAATTGCTTTGA
- the folP gene encoding dihydropteroate synthase — protein MKKTLNIGGKLLDLSTPQVMGIMNITPDSFYSESRVNQLDEAYKKAERMLSEGASILDLGGHSTRPGADAVSEQEERKRILPVVEMLCKHFPNAILSIDTFRASVARQAVEAGAHIINDIAGGNLDPQMFETVAALNVPYILMHSRGTPQTMKDLNQYEDLVTDVLQELQAKIYQLQQLGVKDIVADMGFGFAKNADQNYVLLNELRSFQALNVPILAGVSRKSMIWRKLNITPDQSLNGTTVLNTVALLNGASILRVHDVKEAVEAVKLVGLLHGKW, from the coding sequence ATGAAAAAAACGCTGAACATCGGTGGTAAATTACTGGACTTGTCAACGCCGCAAGTCATGGGAATCATGAATATTACCCCTGATTCATTTTATTCAGAAAGTCGAGTTAACCAGCTCGACGAAGCTTATAAGAAAGCGGAACGTATGCTTTCGGAAGGGGCTTCGATACTTGATTTGGGTGGACACTCCACCCGACCAGGTGCCGATGCCGTTAGTGAGCAAGAAGAACGTAAACGCATTTTGCCCGTGGTAGAAATGCTTTGCAAACACTTCCCCAATGCCATCCTTTCCATTGATACCTTTCGGGCGTCGGTAGCGCGACAAGCAGTAGAAGCGGGCGCGCATATCATCAACGACATCGCGGGTGGGAACCTTGACCCACAGATGTTTGAAACGGTGGCGGCCCTCAACGTTCCGTACATCCTGATGCACAGTCGCGGCACGCCCCAAACCATGAAAGATCTCAATCAATACGAGGATTTGGTGACGGATGTGTTGCAGGAACTACAGGCGAAAATTTATCAACTTCAACAGTTGGGGGTCAAAGATATTGTGGCTGATATGGGATTTGGGTTTGCCAAAAACGCCGACCAAAACTACGTCTTATTGAACGAACTAAGATCGTTCCAAGCGCTCAATGTGCCCATTCTGGCGGGGGTTTCGCGCAAGTCTATGATTTGGCGAAAACTTAATATTACGCCCGACCAATCGCTCAATGGAACAACCGTTTTGAATACCGTGGCGCTGCTCAACGGTGCAAGTATTTTACGCGTACACGATGTAAAAGAAGCGGTTGAAGCGGTAAAATTGGTGGGTTTGCTTCACGGAAAATGGTAG
- a CDS encoding DUF1599 domain-containing protein, whose translation MNDQSKTEREYRSVMTRCKDIFTKKNQDYGPSWRILRLPSITDQIFIKAQRIRTLQENGFSKVDEGEVPEFIGIINYCVMALIQIQLGDNKRTDFTAAELTELYDAQMNEVYELLFNKNHDYGEAWRDMRVSSMTDIVLMKLFRIKQIEDNEGVTIISEGVKSGYQDIINYSVFCLIKLGLAV comes from the coding sequence ATGAATGACCAAAGTAAAACCGAGCGCGAATATCGGAGTGTAATGACTCGTTGCAAAGATATTTTCACTAAAAAAAACCAAGACTACGGCCCTTCGTGGAGAATTTTGCGATTGCCGTCTATTACGGACCAAATTTTTATCAAAGCGCAGCGCATCCGGACGTTGCAGGAAAATGGCTTTTCGAAAGTAGACGAAGGGGAAGTTCCAGAATTTATCGGAATCATTAATTATTGCGTTATGGCCCTGATTCAGATTCAGTTAGGGGATAACAAAAGGACGGATTTTACGGCCGCCGAACTGACTGAACTGTACGATGCTCAGATGAATGAGGTCTATGAATTGCTATTTAACAAAAATCATGATTACGGCGAAGCTTGGCGCGATATGCGCGTGAGCAGTATGACGGATATTGTTTTAATGAAACTGTTCAGAATCAAGCAGATAGAAGATAATGAAGGTGTAACCATCATCTCTGAAGGTGTAAAGTCAGGGTATCAGGATATTATCAATTATTCGGTTTTTTGCCTTATAAAACTAGGCTTGGCAGTTTAA
- a CDS encoding BT_3928 family protein produces MKIVAHIVRFLVGGIFIFSGLVKLNDPAGTQIKLEEYFEVFAADFPAMHDFWMSLVPYALYFSVLMCAAEVILGVALLVSWRLKLVNWILLALIIFFTFLTFYSAYYNKVTDCGCFGDFLKLKPWTSFTKDIILLVLILFLIWQRKVFRNLLTGSLVGFSAIFSLALAIYAIRYLPPFDFLPYKIGNNIPQLMQPSEPLRYKYIMEKDGKSEEFEKFPTDTTYKYKEMVLINENAKPKITDYKVWNNEGDFTQETFKGKKLIIIIKNGPDLNGASLAKIRSLVNSLKGSDIESLILTSNSDAEIQEIRKAYALDVPYFFADGTVLKTISRSNPGVWLLDNGTVKGKWHYNNTPDKEGVVGKL; encoded by the coding sequence ATGAAAATAGTAGCCCACATTGTTCGCTTCCTGGTTGGGGGCATTTTTATTTTCTCGGGATTGGTCAAACTCAATGACCCGGCTGGTACTCAAATCAAACTTGAAGAATATTTTGAAGTTTTTGCCGCCGATTTTCCCGCGATGCACGATTTTTGGATGTCTTTGGTGCCTTATGCGTTGTATTTTTCAGTGTTGATGTGCGCCGCTGAGGTGATTTTGGGCGTGGCGCTTCTCGTGTCGTGGCGGCTCAAACTGGTGAATTGGATTCTCTTAGCGCTGATTATTTTCTTTACGTTTTTGACGTTCTATTCCGCTTATTACAACAAAGTGACCGATTGTGGCTGTTTCGGTGATTTCCTTAAACTCAAACCTTGGACTTCTTTTACGAAAGATATTATCCTGTTGGTGCTGATTTTGTTCCTCATTTGGCAACGAAAAGTTTTCCGAAATCTTTTGACTGGCTCGTTGGTGGGCTTTTCGGCCATTTTTTCATTGGCTTTGGCCATTTATGCTATTCGCTACCTGCCGCCTTTTGATTTTTTGCCCTACAAAATCGGTAACAACATTCCGCAATTGATGCAGCCTTCGGAGCCGTTGCGCTACAAATACATCATGGAAAAAGACGGTAAATCTGAAGAGTTTGAGAAGTTTCCGACCGATACCACCTATAAGTACAAAGAAATGGTGCTTATCAACGAAAATGCCAAGCCGAAGATTACGGATTATAAAGTCTGGAACAATGAGGGCGATTTTACGCAAGAAACCTTCAAAGGGAAAAAGCTCATCATTATCATTAAAAACGGCCCAGACCTCAACGGCGCTAGTTTGGCTAAGATTCGTTCTTTGGTGAATTCACTGAAAGGCAGCGATATTGAATCATTGATTTTAACCTCTAACAGCGACGCAGAAATTCAGGAAATCCGTAAAGCTTACGCGCTGGATGTTCCTTATTTCTTTGCCGATGGCACCGTTTTAAAAACCATTTCGCGCTCCAATCCGGGCGTGTGGCTGCTCGACAACGGTACCGTTAAAGGAAAATGGCACTATAATAATACGCCTGATAAAGAAGGGGTTGTCGGTAAATTGTAA
- a CDS encoding shikimate kinase has product MKNIFLVGLPSSGKTTLGKQLARHIRYRFVDTDVLIVKEQGMSINDIFAQKGEPYFREAEARILRAIRPDSKLIVATGGGIPYFHDNMAYIKENGISVFLDVSPEEIVARIQRHSSNDRPTYRKHDTQLLQNLQQKYHDRLPFYSQADFTLKGENLHIKQLIEVLQEVVME; this is encoded by the coding sequence ATGAAAAACATATTCTTAGTAGGCCTTCCTTCGTCGGGGAAAACGACGCTTGGCAAACAGTTGGCTCGGCATATTCGGTACCGTTTTGTGGATACAGACGTGCTCATTGTCAAAGAACAAGGCATGAGCATTAATGATATTTTTGCCCAAAAAGGAGAGCCTTATTTCCGGGAGGCCGAAGCTCGAATTCTGCGGGCGATTCGTCCCGATTCCAAATTGATTGTGGCAACGGGCGGAGGAATTCCTTATTTTCATGACAACATGGCGTACATCAAAGAAAACGGTATCAGCGTATTTCTGGATGTGTCGCCCGAGGAAATTGTAGCTCGTATTCAACGGCATTCATCCAACGACCGGCCTACCTACCGTAAACACGATACGCAACTTTTGCAGAACCTTCAACAAAAATACCATGACCGTTTACCTTTTTATTCGCAGGCCGATTTTACGTTGAAGGGAGAAAATCTTCATATCAAACAACTAATCGAGGTTTTGCAGGAAGTCGTAATGGAATAA
- a CDS encoding class I SAM-dependent methyltransferase, which translates to MNYERIYQYRFKQVAHEKKKVIWNIIADYFYHKLGKPQRILDSAGGMCEFINAVPSPEKWTVDIVDAIKNYAAPEVNLIIGDILKVDLPENYFDAVFISNFLEHLHSQEEVAFFLERMYKSLKPGGKIGIIGPNFKYCYKQYFDFADHTVVLSELGVEEHLYGAGFKISESHARFLPLSFRGGLPVHPLLVKLYLSMPFTWWVLGKQFLIVGEK; encoded by the coding sequence ATGAATTACGAGAGAATTTACCAATACCGCTTTAAGCAAGTAGCTCACGAAAAGAAGAAAGTGATTTGGAATATAATCGCTGACTATTTTTATCATAAACTAGGAAAGCCACAACGCATTTTGGACTCGGCGGGTGGGATGTGTGAGTTTATCAATGCGGTTCCTTCCCCCGAAAAATGGACGGTAGACATAGTTGATGCCATTAAAAATTACGCGGCTCCAGAGGTAAACCTTATCATTGGCGATATTCTGAAAGTGGATTTGCCCGAAAATTATTTTGACGCGGTATTTATTTCAAATTTTCTGGAACACCTTCACAGCCAGGAGGAAGTGGCGTTTTTTTTAGAAAGGATGTATAAATCACTCAAACCAGGAGGTAAAATCGGGATTATCGGGCCTAATTTTAAATATTGTTATAAGCAATATTTTGATTTTGCAGACCACACCGTTGTTCTTTCAGAATTGGGAGTGGAGGAACATCTGTACGGAGCTGGATTCAAAATCAGTGAATCACATGCGCGGTTTTTACCTTTGTCGTTTAGGGGAGGCTTACCTGTTCATCCATTGCTTGTGAAACTCTACCTGTCGATGCCCTTTACATGGTGGGTTTTGGGGAAACAATTTTTGATAGTGGGCGAGAAATAG
- a CDS encoding DUF2029 domain-containing protein, with protein MSTLTVFYIKLVLIAFSSVAIWLGARSDSFWQQIQEKQQENRLLGFGLILFRLLPFILVYVVMNYSPRGDVPFFWGKATVAYQGGLVYRDFASYHAPLFSYIITLPILLWYTPKAIVLLMVMIEAAIIWGTYRTYKSLQTNAFKSIMLYVVLSAPAVMVLLGGQEDIWLWGIAVWMLYYFLRTKDDGLGLGLRFSAGLIVIKATAGFWLFPLWFLLKKRWSFLLGMILVGVPSLVILYLLMGMDFLMPLQMTTNLLTPNLFTVVRPLITALLGNAPDLPTFSWIGMVITLSSAVWMLYFARHKPLKQTLPLAFLATYIAMTIFQLSSPGYYVFTYMLPLVMELVNWKKSRDVVILLLFNALLVVQPFLFTHLNSPTYDDITVLGEPLFLLEYTLQLLNVACYGWYFLKVYQKARFA; from the coding sequence ATGTCAACACTTACGGTATTTTATATAAAGTTAGTATTGATTGCGTTTTCGTCTGTGGCTATTTGGTTAGGCGCTCGTTCGGATTCTTTTTGGCAACAAATTCAAGAAAAGCAGCAAGAAAATCGCCTTCTGGGCTTTGGGCTTATTTTGTTCAGATTGTTGCCCTTCATTTTGGTGTATGTAGTAATGAATTATTCACCGCGCGGCGATGTGCCTTTTTTCTGGGGCAAAGCCACCGTGGCGTACCAAGGCGGCTTGGTCTATCGAGATTTTGCTTCTTACCACGCTCCGCTGTTTTCGTACATTATTACCCTACCTATTTTGCTTTGGTATACTCCCAAAGCCATTGTGTTGTTGATGGTGATGATCGAAGCCGCCATTATTTGGGGTACCTATCGCACTTACAAGTCATTGCAAACCAATGCGTTTAAGTCAATAATGCTGTATGTGGTGCTCTCTGCGCCCGCAGTAATGGTGTTGTTGGGTGGACAGGAAGATATTTGGTTGTGGGGAATTGCGGTTTGGATGTTGTATTACTTTTTACGGACCAAAGACGACGGATTAGGGCTTGGACTTCGCTTTTCGGCGGGATTGATTGTTATTAAAGCTACTGCTGGTTTTTGGTTATTTCCATTATGGTTTTTGCTGAAAAAACGCTGGTCTTTCCTATTGGGGATGATTCTGGTCGGTGTTCCATCGTTGGTTATTCTGTATTTATTGATGGGGATGGATTTTTTGATGCCCCTACAAATGACCACCAACTTGTTGACACCCAACCTATTTACGGTAGTTAGGCCACTCATCACCGCGCTGCTAGGAAACGCGCCCGACCTGCCCACTTTTAGTTGGATTGGGATGGTGATTACGCTTTCTTCGGCAGTTTGGATGTTGTACTTTGCTCGGCATAAGCCATTGAAGCAGACTTTGCCTTTGGCATTTTTAGCGACCTACATTGCCATGACTATTTTCCAGCTCAGTTCTCCTGGGTATTACGTATTTACGTATATGCTTCCTTTGGTGATGGAGTTGGTAAATTGGAAAAAAAGCCGAGATGTGGTCATTTTGTTGCTTTTCAACGCGTTGCTTGTGGTGCAGCCTTTCCTCTTTACGCATTTGAATAGCCCAACCTACGACGACATAACCGTGTTAGGTGAGCCTTTATTCCTGTTGGAGTATACATTACAACTTTTAAATGTGGCCTGTTATGGATGGTATTTTCTGAAAGTATATCAAAAGGCGCGCTTCGCTTGA
- the dapF gene encoding diaminopimelate epimerase yields MTISFSKYQGTGNDFIMIDDRAEQFPVDKNLIAFLCHRRFGIGADGLILLRNAENYDFRMVYFNADGGEGSMCGNGGRCTVRFAQDLGLFEENTTFIAVDGEHKAVACEEEIFLNMIDVSGIRHDGNDDFMNTGSPHLVTYVEDIETAEVFNEGKKIRYGDVYGPLGGTNVNFVEVLNEDSLYVRTYERGVEDETYSCGTGVTACALSAHDRLQMESPINVKTRGGNLRVSFVAQAPGKFDNIYLIGPAIKVFEGVFKVDDL; encoded by the coding sequence ATGACGATTTCATTTTCAAAATACCAAGGTACCGGCAATGACTTCATCATGATTGATGATCGCGCCGAACAGTTTCCTGTCGATAAAAACCTGATTGCCTTTTTGTGCCACCGCCGTTTTGGCATCGGAGCCGATGGACTTATCTTATTACGAAATGCCGAAAACTATGATTTTCGGATGGTATATTTCAACGCCGACGGGGGCGAAGGCAGTATGTGCGGCAACGGCGGTCGTTGTACCGTTCGTTTTGCCCAGGATTTAGGTCTGTTTGAGGAAAACACCACGTTTATTGCCGTAGACGGTGAGCACAAAGCAGTAGCATGTGAAGAAGAAATATTCCTCAACATGATTGATGTATCGGGCATTCGACACGACGGCAACGATGATTTCATGAACACGGGCTCTCCACACTTGGTAACCTACGTAGAAGATATCGAAACCGCCGAAGTCTTCAATGAAGGCAAAAAAATCCGTTATGGCGATGTCTATGGTCCTCTTGGCGGCACTAACGTCAATTTTGTGGAAGTACTCAACGAGGATTCACTATACGTTCGCACTTACGAGCGCGGCGTCGAAGACGAAACCTACTCCTGCGGCACTGGCGTGACGGCCTGCGCGCTGTCGGCCCATGACCGGTTACAGATGGAATCACCCATCAACGTCAAGACACGGGGCGGAAACCTTCGGGTCTCTTTTGTGGCCCAAGCTCCAGGAAAATTTGATAATATTTACCTCATTGGTCCCGCCATCAAAGTGTTTGAGGGCGTGTTCAAAGTAGATGATTTATAG
- the rplS gene encoding 50S ribosomal protein L19 yields MTNELIKLVDAEFAGRRDSHPAFGAGDTISVHLKIIEGAKERIQVFTGTVIQRRNNGGNGETFTVRKISNGVGVERIIPILSPSVDKIEVIRRGKVRRARLFYLRGKQGKAARVKEKK; encoded by the coding sequence ATGACTAATGAGTTAATCAAACTGGTAGATGCTGAATTCGCTGGAAGACGCGACAGCCATCCTGCATTCGGTGCTGGAGATACTATCAGCGTTCACCTTAAAATTATTGAAGGTGCCAAGGAACGTATTCAGGTATTTACCGGAACCGTTATCCAACGTCGTAACAACGGCGGAAACGGCGAAACGTTTACAGTTCGTAAAATTTCAAACGGTGTAGGTGTTGAGCGTATCATTCCTATTTTGTCACCAAGCGTTGACAAAATCGAAGTAATTCGTCGCGGTAAAGTACGTCGTGCACGTTTGTTCTATCTTCGTGGTAAGCAAGGAAAAGCCGCTCGTGTTAAGGAGAAGAAATAA
- the metF gene encoding methylenetetrahydrofolate reductase [NAD(P)H] produces MTKITDYIQQANGKTLFSLEVIPPLKGSSIKELLANIEPLMDFKPPFIDVTYHREEYIEQMLPDGTVKHIVTRKRPGTLGICSSIMHKFGVDAVPHVLCGGFTREETEDFLMDLHYLGIDNVLVLRGDPAKPYKTFKPKTNGHEYASQLVEQVANMNKGQYLHEGVEALAPTDFCIGVAAYPEKHFEAVDFDVDFEYLKQKIALGADYIVTQMFFDNSKYFEFVKRCREAGITVPIIPGLKPLSTKKQLSVLPRIFYLHMPDDFVKAVEACENDVQAKQIGIEWCTQQCKELMAFGVPVLHFYTMGKSENIYKIASQLY; encoded by the coding sequence ATGACCAAAATTACCGACTACATTCAGCAGGCCAACGGAAAAACTTTGTTTTCACTGGAAGTTATTCCACCACTTAAAGGGAGCAGTATCAAGGAGTTATTGGCCAATATTGAGCCATTAATGGATTTTAAACCTCCATTTATTGATGTTACGTACCACCGGGAAGAGTACATCGAACAGATGCTTCCTGACGGAACCGTCAAACACATTGTAACGCGCAAACGTCCCGGAACTTTGGGGATTTGCAGTTCAATCATGCACAAATTTGGCGTGGATGCGGTTCCTCACGTACTGTGTGGGGGATTTACGCGGGAAGAAACCGAAGATTTTTTGATGGATTTACACTATTTGGGCATTGATAATGTGTTGGTTTTGCGCGGTGATCCCGCCAAGCCTTACAAGACCTTTAAACCCAAAACAAACGGCCACGAATACGCGAGTCAATTGGTGGAGCAAGTGGCCAACATGAACAAAGGCCAATACCTGCACGAAGGCGTAGAAGCATTAGCACCAACGGATTTTTGCATTGGGGTGGCGGCGTATCCTGAAAAACACTTTGAAGCCGTTGATTTCGATGTTGATTTTGAGTATTTAAAACAAAAAATTGCGCTGGGAGCGGATTATATTGTGACGCAGATGTTTTTTGATAACAGCAAGTACTTTGAGTTTGTGAAGCGCTGCCGAGAAGCGGGCATTACGGTTCCGATTATTCCGGGTTTAAAGCCGCTTTCAACCAAAAAACAACTGAGTGTGTTGCCGCGTATTTTTTATCTACACATGCCCGACGATTTTGTCAAAGCAGTCGAAGCTTGCGAAAATGACGTGCAGGCCAAACAAATAGGAATTGAATGGTGTACGCAGCAATGCAAAGAATTGATGGCGTTTGGTGTGCCCGTACTGCACTTTTATACGATGGGCAAGTCTGAAAATATTTACAAAATAGCGTCTCAGTTGTATTAA
- a CDS encoding OmpA family protein: MASSVKTLAWILLIGWMGGSTYWHVCKIKLLCDGPPEVSTAAPAGYSIPALSIVDGNNLSLSSAMNFGFKKSMPEPNYVNVKKELDSLAAYLKANSGRKLTITGLYSSIEQNTTSFPDLGLARADALKQYLVQAGVPGSQLVTASKLIDLTFSADDSTHGMEFGFDSLMIPKTEEALAAAEKYENVFKTMDLYFKTAKADYIKTPENEKFIEEAIKYLAANKDKKLALTGHTDNDGTDETNLKLSKNRAGSVKALLMKRGIPEAQLVTDAKGESQPKASNDTPEGRKANRRVSIIVQ; the protein is encoded by the coding sequence ATGGCTTCAAGTGTCAAAACGCTTGCGTGGATTTTGCTCATTGGCTGGATGGGCGGGTCTACTTACTGGCATGTTTGTAAAATCAAATTGTTATGTGACGGTCCTCCCGAAGTAAGTACCGCTGCGCCCGCTGGTTATTCTATCCCTGCCCTCAGTATAGTGGATGGAAACAATCTTAGTTTATCATCGGCGATGAATTTTGGCTTTAAAAAGTCAATGCCCGAGCCTAATTATGTCAATGTTAAAAAAGAATTGGACTCATTGGCGGCTTACCTTAAAGCAAATTCTGGTCGAAAACTGACAATTACGGGGCTTTATTCTTCTATTGAACAAAACACCACTTCCTTCCCTGATTTGGGATTGGCGCGCGCGGATGCCCTGAAACAGTATTTGGTACAGGCGGGAGTGCCCGGAAGTCAGTTGGTGACGGCAAGTAAATTGATTGACTTAACATTCAGCGCCGACGATTCTACGCACGGGATGGAGTTTGGGTTTGACAGCTTGATGATTCCGAAAACAGAAGAGGCGCTTGCCGCGGCGGAGAAATACGAAAATGTATTCAAAACCATGGATTTGTACTTCAAAACCGCCAAAGCTGATTATATCAAAACGCCCGAGAATGAGAAGTTTATCGAAGAGGCAATCAAATACCTAGCGGCTAATAAGGATAAAAAGCTTGCCTTAACGGGCCACACTGACAACGATGGTACGGATGAAACAAACCTGAAGCTTTCTAAAAACCGGGCAGGCAGTGTGAAGGCATTATTAATGAAGAGAGGAATCCCAGAAGCCCAGTTGGTGACTGATGCAAAAGGCGAGTCGCAACCAAAAGCCTCCAACGATACTCCTGAGGGCCGTAAAGCCAACCGTCGGGTAAGTATTATTGTACAATAA
- a CDS encoding helix-hairpin-helix domain-containing protein, whose product MYSHFNPFASGDAWWQHLLMLVIAAILGYIIGYISAKSKADSLRAELQALEIDIDECQQSKKEVIAVTPPVAKAAAVVAPLPTPAVVTTPDDLKVVEGIGPKIEKLLNQEGILTFAQLAEASPERIKEILVAAGTRYVMHNPATWPEQSALARDGQWDALKTWQDELNKGRTH is encoded by the coding sequence ATGTACTCACATTTTAATCCGTTTGCCTCGGGAGATGCCTGGTGGCAACACCTATTGATGCTGGTGATAGCAGCTATATTAGGCTATATCATTGGCTATATTTCGGCAAAAAGTAAGGCCGATAGTTTACGAGCGGAATTGCAGGCGCTCGAAATCGATATTGATGAATGTCAACAAAGCAAAAAAGAAGTAATCGCGGTTACTCCGCCCGTCGCAAAGGCCGCTGCTGTTGTAGCTCCGCTTCCCACGCCCGCTGTTGTCACTACGCCCGATGATTTGAAAGTAGTGGAAGGGATTGGACCGAAAATTGAGAAACTGCTTAATCAGGAGGGGATTTTAACGTTTGCTCAGTTGGCCGAAGCCTCACCCGAGCGGATCAAAGAAATATTGGTGGCTGCTGGCACCCGTTATGTAATGCATAACCCTGCTACGTGGCCTGAGCAATCGGCACTAGCCCGCGACGGCCAATGGGACGCGCTGAAAACATGGCAGGATGAGCTCAACAAGGGCCGTACACATTAA